From Mauremys reevesii isolate NIE-2019 linkage group 10, ASM1616193v1, whole genome shotgun sequence, the proteins below share one genomic window:
- the MRPS34 gene encoding 28S ribosomal protein S34, mitochondrial, whose protein sequence is MARKKLHRPIAAMAKKIREYRALKNRPRDSQRFALDYETMIRPFTNKRLPVLAWEDVRNENRLFTLLCQLRLFGIGRMVTRKSWLWQYDEPCYWVVTKVRVDYTAETLDHGKAWGYLTFRGKTYNEVKEIDKVMYHDWRMVPKHEEEAFKKFTPVSVETIQCVPYPPLLRAMILAQRQKEGKLNPEEPLIDLEKIISFTKDYFQNQKKAKGTPV, encoded by the exons ATGGCTCGTAAGAAGCTGCACCGCCCAATCGCCGCCATGGCCAAGAAGATCCGTGAGTACCGGGCACTGAAGAACCGTCCCCGAGACTCCCAGCGCTTCGCCCTGGACTACGAGACCATGATCCGACCCTTCACGAACAAACGCCTACCTGTGCTGGCCTGGGAGGATGTGAGGAACGAGAACCGCCTCTTCACGCTGCTCTGCCAGCTGCGGCTCTTTGGCATCGGCCGCATGGTCACCCGCAAGAGTTGGCTCTGGCAGTATGACGAGCCCTGCTACTGGGTCGTTACTAAGGTCAGGGTGGACTACACAGCTGAG ACTTTGGATCATGGGAAAGCCTGGGGATACCTGACATTCAGAG GCAAGACGTATAATGAAGTGAAAGAGATTGACAAGGTCATGTATCATGACTGGAGGATGGTGCCCAAACATGAAGAGGAGGCCTTCAAGAAATTTACTCCAGTGTCAGTGGAAACCATTCAGTGTGTGCCATACCCCCCTCTGCTCCGAGCCATGATCCTTGCGCAAAGGCAGAAAGAAGGAAAACTTAACCCAGAGGAACCACTGATTGATCTGGAGAAAATCATCTCCTTCACAAAGGACTACtttcaaaatcagaaaaaagCTAAGGGGACACCAGTGTGA